A region from the Gemmatimonadota bacterium genome encodes:
- the lptB gene encoding LPS export ABC transporter ATP-binding protein, whose translation MSEGFDSDWSPPSGGDQPSPDTSAIATVKDTGSRLWAEGLTKVYRKRRVVDGVAIEVGQGEIVGLLGPNGAGKTTTFYMIVGLIPPDEGRVHLDDEDLTDVPMYKRARKGVGYLAQEPSVFRKLTVEENVLAILETLRLPKAEQKARLEELLAELSLSHLRDSKAYSLSGGERRRLEITRALVQRPKFMLLDEPFAGIDPIAVNDIQTIVRELKTRHIGVIISDHNVEQTLEIVDRAYIMYEGRIRVSGSVSELVWNDEVAEIYLGPTLTARMRQRYSKP comes from the coding sequence ATGAGCGAGGGGTTCGACAGCGACTGGAGTCCTCCATCCGGAGGGGACCAGCCGAGTCCGGACACCTCGGCCATTGCGACGGTCAAGGATACCGGCAGCCGTCTGTGGGCCGAAGGCCTGACCAAGGTCTACCGGAAGCGCCGCGTGGTGGACGGCGTCGCCATCGAGGTGGGGCAGGGCGAAATCGTGGGCCTGCTGGGTCCCAACGGCGCCGGCAAGACGACCACCTTCTACATGATCGTGGGTCTGATCCCCCCGGACGAAGGCCGCGTCCACCTCGATGACGAGGACCTCACCGACGTCCCCATGTACAAACGGGCCCGCAAGGGCGTCGGGTACCTCGCCCAGGAGCCTTCGGTCTTCCGGAAGCTGACGGTCGAGGAGAACGTCCTGGCCATCCTGGAGACGCTCCGGCTGCCCAAGGCCGAGCAGAAGGCCCGCCTCGAGGAGCTTCTGGCCGAGCTCTCTTTGTCCCACCTGCGTGACTCCAAGGCCTATTCGTTGTCTGGGGGGGAGCGACGGCGGCTGGAGATCACCCGGGCGCTGGTGCAGAGGCCCAAGTTCATGCTCCTGGACGAGCCCTTCGCAGGGATCGACCCGATCGCCGTCAACGACATCCAGACGATCGTGCGGGAGCTCAAGACCCGGCATATCGGGGTCATCATCTCGGACCACAACGTTGAGCAGACCCTTGAGATCGTGGACCGGGCATACATCATGTATGAGGGACGCATCCGCGTGTCCGGATCCGTCTCGGAGCTCGTCTGGAACGACGAGGTCGCAGAGATCTACCTCGGTCCGACGCTGACGGCGCGCATGCGGCAGCGCTACTCCAAGCCCTAG
- a CDS encoding HAD family hydrolase, protein MTPPLSGTPRVPPPVASERAARVQLVVFDVDGVLTDGAIYVGMGQDNKPVELKRFDILDGLGITLLIAAGIEVALVSGRDSNATRLRAAELGVAEVHHVDGARKVPVIEELLRRRGLEWEHVAFLGDDLPDLPALRRVGLPAAVRDASPEVQALALWTGTRPGGRGAAREFAEALLRARGVWSAVVEEYCGDRDGDA, encoded by the coding sequence GTGACCCCGCCCCTGAGCGGCACGCCGCGCGTGCCGCCTCCGGTCGCGTCCGAGCGCGCGGCTCGCGTCCAGCTGGTGGTCTTCGACGTGGACGGCGTGCTGACGGATGGGGCCATCTATGTCGGCATGGGGCAAGACAATAAGCCTGTTGAGCTAAAGCGGTTTGATATCCTGGATGGCCTCGGCATCACGCTTCTGATCGCTGCGGGGATCGAGGTTGCGCTCGTCTCGGGGCGAGACTCGAATGCCACCCGCTTACGGGCGGCGGAGCTTGGGGTCGCCGAGGTCCACCACGTGGACGGGGCACGCAAGGTGCCTGTGATCGAGGAGCTGCTGCGCCGACGAGGGCTGGAGTGGGAGCACGTCGCCTTTCTGGGCGACGATCTCCCCGACCTTCCTGCTCTGCGACGTGTAGGACTTCCGGCTGCAGTACGCGACGCCTCGCCCGAGGTTCAGGCGCTGGCATTGTGGACGGGTACCCGACCGGGTGGGCGGGGCGCAGCTCGCGAGTTTGCGGAGGCACTTCTGAGGGCCAGGGGGGTCTGGAGCGCCGTCGTGGAAGAGTACTGTGGAGACCGGGACGGAGATGCTTGA
- the lptC gene encoding LPS export ABC transporter periplasmic protein LptC: MSRWRRVLLATTILSAACEQATTTNVVPPELVNLQADNLVLGMEHEITQNGVRYATLHADTAYYFKDDGKYELLSVSLQVFTTTGVERATMTSEWGELTEATEAMVARRNVVLLLPDRDGRLETSELNYDPMNEKFWSDSATVFTEAGRVTRGTGFEADLNFTNIRVRGASIRGRGVVRF, from the coding sequence ATGAGCAGGTGGAGAAGGGTTCTGCTGGCGACCACGATCTTGTCGGCGGCCTGTGAGCAGGCGACGACCACGAACGTGGTACCACCCGAGCTCGTGAACCTGCAGGCGGACAACCTGGTCCTGGGGATGGAGCACGAGATCACGCAGAACGGCGTCCGTTACGCGACCTTGCACGCCGACACGGCGTACTACTTCAAGGACGACGGCAAGTACGAGCTGTTGAGCGTGAGCCTCCAGGTCTTCACGACCACCGGGGTCGAGCGGGCTACCATGACGTCGGAGTGGGGCGAGTTGACCGAAGCCACGGAAGCGATGGTGGCGCGCCGCAATGTGGTGTTGCTCCTCCCGGATCGGGACGGTCGCTTGGAGACCTCGGAGCTGAACTACGACCCGATGAACGAGAAGTTCTGGAGCGATTCGGCGACCGTGTTCACCGAGGCGGGGAGGGTCACGCGCGGCACTGGCTTCGAGGCCGATCTGAACTTCACCAACATCCGGGTCCGCGGCGCGAGCATCCGCGGCCGTGGTGTCGTCCGGTTCTGA
- a CDS encoding KpsF/GutQ family sugar-phosphate isomerase: MLETRTPAQPRGHGTGTLSSEDGGPRGQALATGRRVLALEGQAVLSLAERIGPSFADAVECLERESGRIVVSGIGKSGIVARKIAATLTSTGTPAVFLHPVEGLHGDLGIVGHQDVALLVSKSGETEELYPLLSFLSRAGVPVVALTAPDSGLARHAAVWLDCSVSEEACPMDLAPTASTTAALAMGDALAMALLERKGFRAEDFARLHPGGALGRRLTVRVEDVMVAEGYPALPEGCVMKDCIVPLAEQRGTVPIVDEERRVVGVITAGDLTRLMEHQAEFLQVPVADVMTRSPKVGRVGDLGSVAARLMQAHGVMALPVVDERGTLHGVVHLHDLMRAGVL; encoded by the coding sequence ATGCTTGAGACGAGGACACCGGCACAGCCGCGTGGCCACGGGACTGGGACGCTGAGCTCCGAGGACGGAGGGCCCCGTGGGCAGGCGCTGGCCACCGGCCGGCGCGTGTTGGCGCTGGAGGGCCAGGCCGTCCTGTCGCTCGCCGAGCGGATCGGTCCGTCGTTCGCGGACGCGGTCGAGTGCCTCGAGCGCGAGTCGGGGCGGATCGTGGTTTCCGGGATCGGCAAGAGCGGCATCGTCGCGCGCAAGATCGCTGCGACGCTGACGTCCACCGGGACCCCCGCGGTGTTTCTGCACCCGGTCGAGGGGCTGCATGGGGACCTCGGGATCGTCGGTCATCAGGACGTGGCCCTGTTGGTATCCAAGAGCGGGGAGACCGAAGAGCTGTACCCGCTGCTCAGTTTCCTCTCGCGGGCCGGTGTACCCGTGGTGGCCCTGACCGCCCCCGATTCAGGCCTGGCTCGGCACGCGGCAGTCTGGCTCGACTGCAGCGTATCCGAAGAGGCCTGCCCCATGGATCTGGCGCCGACGGCCTCGACCACAGCGGCACTGGCCATGGGAGACGCATTGGCCATGGCGCTGCTGGAGCGGAAAGGGTTCCGGGCGGAGGACTTCGCCCGGCTCCACCCCGGGGGCGCGTTGGGCCGACGGCTGACCGTGCGCGTCGAGGACGTCATGGTGGCGGAGGGCTATCCTGCCCTCCCTGAGGGTTGTGTGATGAAGGACTGCATCGTGCCCCTGGCGGAGCAGCGGGGCACGGTTCCGATCGTGGATGAGGAGCGCCGGGTGGTGGGAGTGATCACCGCGGGCGACCTCACGCGCCTGATGGAGCACCAAGCGGAGTTCCTGCAGGTCCCGGTCGCGGATGTCATGACCCGGTCACCCAAGGTGGGCCGCGTGGGAGATCTGGGCTCCGTGGCCGCGCGTCTCATGCAGGCCCACGGCGTCATGGCGCTGCCGGTCGTGGACGAACGAGGCACCTTGCACGGTGTCGTCCATCTGCACGACCTCATGCGCGCGGGGGTGCTATGA
- the rpoN gene encoding RNA polymerase factor sigma-54, translating to MAFNTKLYQSAQLKQEMKINPRLYQAMELLYMPLLDLQQHLKEEMAENPFLEMQEADVEEDVEVNEEGKEEKDEDEMDWEEILLDGFDVGGRRQQYEQREFFQPTPVASQDLQDHLFEQLRHSDLSERDMRMGEEIIGNIDDDGSLSCALDQVVIGVNDWLDEARAVSRDRIAGLADEDETEYRNELALLDEIFNPYTIEDAERVLKTIQAFDPPGVAARDLRESIMIQLRQLGLGDTLAARIVETQFDDLLNHRWSDIAKAMSISPREVQDAADEISKLDPKPGLKYSAAPDHYVIPDLIVEEIDGEYMVFVNDTNLPRLRISQAYREVARDKNQFKGENKEFISSKLNSANWMIQAIEQRRQTMLKVMNYIVDRQRAFFDKGVQHLKPLTLREVAEHIDMHESTVSRVTNEKFVQTPRGVYSLKFFFSSGLSTATGEDISARGVKAKIKKLVDEEDPKKPLTDQTIVNLLKSDGVKIARRTVAKYRDQLGILPARMRKRV from the coding sequence ATGGCCTTCAATACGAAGCTGTACCAGAGCGCGCAGCTGAAGCAGGAGATGAAGATCAACCCTCGCCTGTACCAGGCGATGGAGTTGCTCTACATGCCCCTGCTCGACCTGCAGCAGCACTTGAAGGAGGAGATGGCTGAGAATCCCTTCCTGGAGATGCAGGAGGCCGACGTCGAAGAAGACGTGGAGGTCAATGAGGAAGGGAAGGAGGAGAAGGACGAGGACGAGATGGACTGGGAGGAGATCCTCCTGGACGGGTTCGACGTGGGTGGCCGCCGCCAGCAGTACGAGCAGCGCGAGTTCTTCCAGCCCACGCCCGTCGCTTCCCAGGATCTACAGGACCACCTTTTCGAACAGCTGCGACACTCCGATCTCTCTGAGCGGGATATGCGCATGGGAGAGGAGATCATCGGCAACATCGATGACGACGGCTCCCTGTCCTGCGCTTTGGACCAGGTGGTGATCGGCGTCAACGATTGGTTGGACGAAGCTCGCGCCGTTTCGCGCGATCGCATCGCGGGACTGGCGGACGAGGACGAGACCGAATACCGCAACGAACTCGCCTTGCTGGACGAGATCTTCAATCCGTACACCATCGAGGATGCCGAGCGGGTGCTGAAGACCATCCAGGCCTTCGACCCGCCCGGGGTCGCTGCGCGCGATCTGCGAGAATCCATCATGATCCAGCTCCGACAATTGGGTCTGGGAGACACGCTGGCCGCTCGCATCGTGGAGACTCAGTTCGACGACCTGCTGAACCACCGCTGGTCGGATATCGCCAAGGCGATGTCGATCTCGCCACGAGAGGTGCAGGATGCCGCGGATGAGATCTCCAAGCTGGATCCCAAGCCGGGCCTCAAGTACTCGGCAGCCCCCGATCACTATGTCATTCCAGATCTCATCGTCGAAGAGATCGACGGCGAGTACATGGTGTTCGTGAATGATACCAACCTCCCACGACTGCGGATTTCGCAAGCGTACAGGGAGGTCGCGCGGGACAAGAACCAGTTCAAGGGGGAGAACAAGGAGTTCATCTCCTCGAAGCTCAATTCTGCGAACTGGATGATCCAGGCGATCGAGCAGCGGCGTCAGACGATGCTCAAGGTCATGAACTACATTGTCGATCGCCAGCGGGCGTTCTTCGACAAGGGCGTGCAGCACCTCAAGCCGCTGACTCTGCGTGAGGTCGCCGAGCACATCGATATGCACGAATCCACGGTGTCGCGCGTCACCAACGAGAAGTTCGTGCAGACGCCGCGCGGGGTCTACTCGCTCAAATTCTTCTTCTCCAGCGGGCTGTCGACGGCAACGGGAGAGGACATCTCTGCCCGGGGCGTGAAGGCCAAGATCAAGAAGCTGGTGGACGAGGAGGATCCGAAGAAGCCGCTCACCGACCAGACCATCGTCAATCTCCTCAAGTCGGACGGAGTGAAGATCGCGCGGCGCACCGTGGCCAAGTACCGCGACCAGCTCGGGATCCTCCCCGCGCGGATGCGGAAGCGAGTCTGA
- the kdsB gene encoding 3-deoxy-manno-octulosonate cytidylyltransferase, with translation MSDQVLGIIPARIASTRLPQKPLHRIAGRPLLEWVWRRVRAIDLLDTLVIATDSDEVASVARDFGADVVLTSADHPSGTDRVAEVAFSAPFADHEIIVNVQGDEPLLSSLALQGALDCVHGGGWDIGTCATPLQDQAEWRDPSVVKVVTGARGRALYFSRAPIPHPREGEPRFGIEGPWLRHVGLYVYRRGALRSWVDLEPSRLERVELLEQLRPLEAGLGIGVAVVPEAEGGVDTLDDARRVEARLIEWERSGYV, from the coding sequence GTGAGCGATCAGGTGCTGGGGATCATCCCGGCGCGGATCGCGTCGACCCGCCTCCCCCAAAAACCCCTGCATCGCATCGCGGGCCGCCCTCTTCTCGAGTGGGTGTGGCGTCGCGTCCGCGCGATCGACCTCCTCGATACCCTGGTGATCGCCACTGATTCCGACGAGGTCGCGAGTGTGGCCCGCGACTTCGGGGCGGACGTGGTGCTCACGTCTGCTGACCATCCCTCCGGCACCGACCGCGTGGCCGAAGTGGCGTTCTCCGCTCCTTTCGCGGATCACGAGATCATCGTGAACGTGCAGGGGGACGAGCCACTCCTCTCCTCGCTGGCGTTGCAAGGCGCGCTGGATTGTGTTCACGGTGGAGGATGGGACATCGGCACCTGCGCCACGCCGCTCCAGGACCAGGCGGAATGGCGAGATCCCTCGGTGGTCAAGGTGGTGACGGGGGCGCGAGGCCGAGCGCTCTACTTCTCCCGGGCGCCCATCCCTCATCCGCGTGAAGGCGAGCCCCGCTTCGGGATCGAGGGGCCGTGGCTGAGACACGTCGGCCTCTATGTCTACCGCAGGGGGGCGCTCCGGTCCTGGGTGGATCTCGAGCCCTCCCGGCTGGAGCGCGTCGAGCTGCTCGAGCAGCTGCGCCCACTGGAGGCGGGGTTGGGGATCGGGGTGGCCGTGGTGCCCGAGGCCGAGGGGGGCGTCGATACCTTGGACGATGCGCGTCGGGTCGAGGCCCGGCTGATCGAGTGGGAACGGAGCGGTTATGTTTAG
- a CDS encoding CTP synthase has protein sequence MSDTNRTTKYIFVTGGVVSSLGKGIAAASLGLILKERGLKVTLQKFDPYINVDPGTLSPFQHGEVFVTDDGAETDLDLGHYERFLDQSLSQANNITTGRIYQTVITKERRGDYLGSTVQVIPHITDEIKRAVRRLSVDHDVVITEIGGTVGDIESLPFLEAIRQFRQDVGRDNVIFIHLTLVPYIAAAGELKTKPTQHSVRELMQIGIQPDVLICRTEHPLDADIRRKIALFTNVEPDAVIEAQDVESIYQVPLELREQRLDDVVLRRFGLDLPPPDLAPWTSMVETSMHPHRGAVRIAVVGKYTSLVDSYKSVQQALLHGGIANDVGVEIDWLSSEAFDESSAASRLAPYDGLLIPGGFGPRGVEGMVAAIRHARESGLPFFGICLGLQCAVIEFARNVCGLVESHSLEFAEDSPHPVICLMDSQQNVTRKGGTMRLGAYRADLEPGSLAARIYGQSSISERHRHRFEVNNDYRALLEQHGLKVSGVWPDGGLVEIIELPQHPWFLAGQFHPELKSRPMRPHPLFASFIAAAVRRRDGIQPGPRTVEGTVEEPKGRGAPVDAPVL, from the coding sequence ATGAGCGACACGAATCGGACGACCAAGTACATCTTCGTCACGGGCGGCGTGGTGTCGTCGCTGGGGAAGGGGATCGCTGCGGCCTCCTTGGGCCTGATCCTGAAGGAGCGGGGCCTCAAGGTCACGCTGCAGAAGTTCGATCCCTACATCAACGTGGATCCGGGCACGCTGTCCCCCTTCCAGCACGGGGAGGTCTTCGTCACCGACGACGGAGCCGAGACGGACCTGGACCTGGGCCACTACGAGCGCTTCCTGGACCAGTCGCTGTCGCAGGCGAACAACATCACGACGGGGCGCATCTACCAGACCGTGATCACCAAGGAGCGCCGCGGTGACTACCTCGGCTCCACGGTACAGGTGATTCCCCACATCACGGACGAGATCAAGCGCGCCGTGCGCCGGCTTTCTGTCGACCACGATGTGGTGATCACCGAGATCGGAGGCACGGTCGGCGACATCGAGTCCTTGCCTTTCCTCGAGGCCATTCGGCAGTTCCGTCAGGATGTCGGTCGGGACAACGTCATCTTCATCCATTTGACGCTGGTCCCCTATATCGCGGCAGCTGGAGAGTTGAAGACCAAGCCGACCCAGCACTCCGTGCGCGAGCTGATGCAGATCGGGATCCAGCCGGACGTTCTGATCTGTCGGACGGAGCATCCGCTGGACGCGGATATCCGCCGGAAGATCGCCCTCTTCACGAACGTCGAGCCGGACGCGGTCATCGAAGCCCAGGATGTGGAGAGCATCTATCAGGTGCCGCTGGAGCTGCGCGAGCAGCGCCTGGACGATGTCGTCTTGCGGCGCTTCGGGCTCGATCTGCCGCCGCCGGACCTGGCTCCCTGGACCTCCATGGTGGAGACGTCGATGCACCCCCACCGCGGAGCCGTCCGAATCGCCGTGGTGGGCAAATACACGTCGCTGGTCGACTCCTACAAGTCCGTGCAACAAGCCTTGCTGCACGGTGGGATCGCCAACGATGTGGGCGTGGAGATCGACTGGCTGTCCAGTGAGGCCTTCGATGAGTCGTCCGCTGCGTCCCGCCTGGCTCCCTACGATGGACTCTTGATTCCAGGGGGCTTCGGGCCGCGTGGCGTGGAGGGCATGGTGGCAGCCATCCGTCACGCGCGCGAGAGCGGTCTGCCGTTCTTCGGAATCTGTCTGGGCCTGCAGTGCGCCGTCATCGAGTTCGCTCGCAACGTCTGTGGCCTGGTGGAATCGCACTCTCTCGAGTTTGCGGAGGACTCGCCCCATCCGGTGATCTGCCTCATGGATTCCCAGCAGAATGTCACGCGCAAAGGCGGCACCATGCGCCTGGGCGCCTACCGGGCAGATCTGGAACCTGGCTCGCTGGCGGCGCGGATCTACGGTCAATCGTCGATCAGCGAACGGCACCGGCATCGCTTCGAGGTCAACAACGACTATCGCGCGCTCCTGGAACAACACGGCCTCAAGGTGAGCGGCGTCTGGCCCGACGGCGGTCTGGTCGAGATCATCGAGCTGCCGCAGCATCCGTGGTTCCTGGCGGGCCAGTTCCATCCGGAGTTGAAGAGCCGACCGATGCGGCCCCATCCGCTGTTCGCGTCCTTCATTGCGGCGGCCGTGCGGCGGCGGGACGGAATCCAGCCGGGCCCCAGGACGGTTGAGGGAACTGTGGAGGAGCCGAAGGGCAGGGGTGCCCCCGTCGACGCCCCGGTCCTCTGA
- the kdsA gene encoding 3-deoxy-8-phosphooctulonate synthase — protein sequence MFDRFFLIAGPCVLEDDALNQTVGEALARLAADLDLPVIFKASFDKANRSRLQAARGPGLDAGLEALARVRSSTGLPLLTDIHASEQAGPAAEVVQVLQIPAFLCRQTDLLVAAGRTGAAVNIKKGQWMEPEEMAGAVDKARSAGAGPLAVTERGTFFGYGDLVVDMRSFRRLRGATGVPAVFDGTHSVQRPGRGGGRSGGDPEFIPALVQAAVAAGCDGLFLETHPDPARAPSDATNMLPLDSLRALIERVLELRSVLSGSGTA from the coding sequence ATGTTCGATCGCTTCTTCCTCATCGCGGGTCCGTGCGTCCTCGAGGACGACGCCCTGAACCAGACGGTCGGCGAAGCGCTGGCCCGCTTGGCGGCAGACCTGGATCTTCCCGTCATCTTCAAGGCCTCCTTCGACAAGGCCAATCGGTCCAGGCTCCAGGCGGCCCGCGGGCCCGGCCTGGACGCGGGGCTGGAGGCCCTGGCTCGCGTCCGCTCCTCGACCGGCCTACCCCTGCTGACCGACATCCACGCATCGGAGCAGGCCGGCCCCGCCGCCGAGGTGGTGCAGGTGCTGCAGATCCCGGCGTTCTTGTGCCGCCAGACGGACCTCCTGGTCGCGGCCGGGCGCACGGGGGCGGCCGTGAACATCAAGAAGGGCCAGTGGATGGAGCCGGAGGAAATGGCCGGGGCCGTCGACAAGGCGCGGTCCGCCGGCGCGGGTCCTCTCGCGGTGACGGAGCGGGGCACGTTCTTCGGCTACGGGGACCTCGTGGTGGACATGAGGAGCTTTCGTCGGCTGCGGGGCGCCACGGGCGTGCCCGCGGTCTTCGACGGCACCCACTCGGTTCAGCGCCCCGGGCGGGGAGGTGGGCGGAGCGGGGGTGACCCGGAGTTCATCCCGGCACTGGTACAGGCCGCGGTGGCCGCCGGGTGCGACGGTCTGTTCCTGGAGACGCACCCGGACCCGGCCCGAGCGCCGTCGGACGCCACGAACATGTTGCCGCTCGACTCGCTGCGCGCGCTGATCGAGCGGGTGCTGGAACTGCGATCGGTCCTTTCAGGGTCCGGCACCGCGTGA
- the wecB gene encoding UDP-N-acetylglucosamine 2-epimerase (non-hydrolyzing), with amino-acid sequence MSVQDGRPRVLTVVGTRPEAIKMAPVIQALEARGSEVETVVALTGQHTTMVDQVLEVFGYAPQFDLELMRQDQTLYDVATGCLDGLRRVVQEVRPHALVVQGDTATVFFGALVSFFERVRVGHVEAGLRSHDKWAPYPEEIFRRLTDVVTDFYFAPTAGAQNNLLAEDVAPEQVHVTGNTVVDALQHVAASDRKARHPDVQRLLAAGRPLVLLTAHRRESFGAPLEGVFRVLRQLADQHTGVEFLYPVHPNPNVQEPARRLLSDHPRIHLTDPLDYVDLVRVLERATLVLTDSGGIQEEAPTFGTPVLVLREVTERPEGLAAGAAVLVGTDPARIRREVSRVIDGGPGHRRTSSNPYGDGRAGERIADIIVSSLTGSARRTGDWLGP; translated from the coding sequence GTGAGCGTCCAGGACGGACGTCCTCGCGTCCTGACCGTGGTCGGCACGCGGCCGGAGGCCATCAAGATGGCCCCGGTGATCCAGGCGCTGGAGGCCCGGGGCAGCGAAGTGGAGACCGTGGTGGCGCTCACCGGGCAACACACCACCATGGTGGATCAGGTCCTGGAGGTATTCGGGTACGCACCACAGTTCGACCTCGAATTGATGCGGCAGGACCAGACGCTCTACGACGTCGCGACAGGATGCCTCGATGGACTGCGCAGGGTGGTGCAGGAGGTTCGCCCCCATGCATTGGTCGTGCAGGGCGACACCGCGACCGTGTTCTTCGGTGCCCTCGTTTCGTTCTTCGAGCGCGTTCGTGTCGGCCACGTGGAAGCCGGGTTACGGAGCCACGACAAGTGGGCCCCCTATCCGGAAGAGATCTTCCGGCGCCTGACCGACGTGGTCACCGACTTCTATTTCGCGCCCACGGCGGGTGCACAAAACAACCTGCTGGCGGAAGACGTGGCGCCGGAGCAGGTGCACGTGACCGGCAACACGGTTGTCGATGCGCTCCAGCACGTGGCCGCCTCGGACCGCAAAGCCCGCCATCCCGACGTACAGCGCTTGCTGGCGGCCGGCCGGCCACTGGTGCTGCTGACCGCCCATCGCCGCGAGTCGTTCGGAGCGCCCTTGGAAGGTGTCTTTCGGGTGCTGCGGCAGTTGGCGGATCAGCACACGGGGGTCGAGTTCTTGTACCCGGTCCACCCCAACCCCAACGTACAAGAGCCGGCGCGTAGGCTGCTGTCGGACCACCCTCGCATCCACCTCACGGATCCGCTGGACTATGTGGATCTCGTCCGCGTGCTGGAGAGGGCGACGCTGGTGCTCACCGATTCCGGGGGCATCCAGGAAGAGGCTCCCACGTTCGGCACGCCCGTGCTGGTGCTGCGCGAGGTGACGGAGCGGCCCGAAGGCCTGGCCGCGGGCGCGGCGGTTCTGGTGGGGACCGACCCGGCCCGGATCCGCCGGGAGGTCTCCCGAGTGATCGATGGGGGCCCGGGCCACCGGCGCACCTCCAGCAACCCGTATGGCGACGGCCGAGCCGGTGAGCGCATCGCCGACATCATTGTCTCCTCGTTGACGGGGAGCGCCCGGCGTACCGGAGATTGGCTGGGCCCATGA
- a CDS encoding glycosyltransferase family 2 protein, producing MRRHDFAVVVPAFNEAPVIPDLIRELKAAFAAHDLDGEVLLVDDGSTDGTAELAEREASDWPNLRVLRHRTNRGKTEAMVTAAENTDRSVLVLFDADLQHSPEEIPRFLDKLDEGWDIVTGRKIGAYDKRAVSSVYNRLSRWIFQVPVSDLNSMKAFRREILTEIPLRHDWHRFFVVMAYARGYSVTEIDVTLHPRRAGESKYRGPLRVVVGLLDLVSVWFLLLFSRKPLILFGASGLVLIALGIVVAAVAFYWRFVVGQGFRPLLYLVILLETVGFLLLGFGLVSEMIAQVSTEMERLKRDVERLRAPRGEGG from the coding sequence GTGCGCCGGCACGACTTCGCGGTGGTGGTGCCTGCCTTCAATGAGGCGCCCGTCATCCCCGACCTGATCCGCGAGCTCAAGGCGGCGTTCGCCGCCCACGACCTGGATGGCGAGGTGCTCCTGGTCGATGACGGCTCCACGGACGGCACGGCCGAGCTGGCGGAGCGGGAGGCCTCGGACTGGCCCAACCTGCGCGTGCTGCGCCACCGGACCAATCGCGGCAAGACCGAGGCGATGGTCACCGCCGCGGAGAACACCGACCGGTCGGTGCTCGTCCTGTTCGATGCCGACCTCCAGCACAGTCCCGAGGAGATCCCGCGGTTCCTCGATAAGCTCGACGAGGGGTGGGATATCGTGACGGGCCGGAAGATCGGTGCCTACGACAAGCGCGCCGTGTCCTCCGTGTACAACCGGCTCAGTCGCTGGATCTTCCAGGTGCCCGTCTCGGACCTCAACTCGATGAAGGCGTTCCGGCGCGAGATCCTCACGGAGATCCCGCTTCGTCACGACTGGCACCGATTCTTCGTGGTCATGGCCTATGCGCGAGGCTACTCGGTGACGGAGATCGACGTCACACTTCACCCGCGCCGGGCCGGCGAGTCGAAGTACCGGGGCCCCCTACGGGTGGTGGTGGGGCTACTGGATCTGGTTTCCGTCTGGTTCCTGCTGCTCTTCTCGCGCAAGCCGCTGATCCTCTTCGGCGCCAGTGGGCTCGTCCTCATCGCGCTCGGGATCGTGGTGGCGGCGGTGGCGTTCTACTGGAGGTTCGTGGTGGGGCAGGGCTTCCGGCCGCTGCTCTACCTGGTCATCCTGTTGGAGACGGTCGGATTCCTGCTGCTGGGCTTCGGGCTGGTCTCGGAGATGATCGCCCAGGTGTCCACCGAGATGGAGCGCCTCAAGCGGGACGTGGAACGCCTACGGGCTCCGCGAGGCGAAGGCGGGTGA